A genomic segment from Triticum dicoccoides isolate Atlit2015 ecotype Zavitan chromosome 1A, WEW_v2.0, whole genome shotgun sequence encodes:
- the LOC119365215 gene encoding noroxomaritidine synthase-like gives MATMGAFRTFLLSYPEILLAALCFLSLAALRLALRCRGSSVPLRWPVVGMLPFVLSNLGHLLDAATAALRDSGCMFVFRGPWLVGGDFLVTCDPAAVHHCLAANFDCYDKGHDFAEMFDVAGNGLLNADAVSWARQRQVVATVFAAPVFRSFLISTVARQTARLLVPFLDHAAEAGRAVELEDVFMRFSLDVSYAVVFAADLDSLSVSAADAPYPPFGQATRIAGEAVMFRHVVPARWWKLLRWLNVGIERRFAEAKAVLDEFVYLEIAKRKAEPLPRGEGQGGDLLSMYMAWPRDPAMTDRQRDGFLRDAAVGYMIAAKDLVASALTWLFYMLCTHPHVEDKVLAKLESLRANAACCGGKAVVFDSDTLRSATYLHAAVLEALRLHPPAPFEEKEARADDVLPDGTRVTKGTRILFCIYAMGRVEGIWGDDCREYRPERWLSGSGRVRHQPSYKFAAFNCGPRSCLGKDLGLTNLKIAAAAIIYNFRVELVDGHVVEPSDSVVLHTKNGLMVKVKRREAA, from the coding sequence ATGGCCACCATGGGCGCCTTCCGGACCTTCCTCCTCTCCTACCCGGAGATCCTCCTGGCCGCGCTCTGCTTCCTCTCCCTGGCCGCCCTCCGCCTCGCTCTGCGGTGCCGCGGCAGCAGCGTGCCGCTGCGATGGCCGGTCGTCGGCATGCTCCCGTTCGTGCTCAGCAACCTCGGCCACCTCCTggacgccgccaccgccgcgctCAGGGACTCGGGATGCATGTTCGTGTTCCGCGGGCCGTGGCTCGTCGGCGGCGACTTCCTCGTCACGTGCGACCCGGCCGCCGTGCACCACTGCCTCGCGGCCAACTTCGACTGCTACGACAAGGGCCACGACTTCGCCGAGATGTTCGACGTCGCCGGCAACGGGCTGCTAAATGCGGACGCCGTGTCCTGGGCGCGGCAGCGGCAGGTCGTCGCCACCGTCTTCGCCGCCCCCGTGTTCCGCTCCTTTCTCATATCCACCGTCGCGCGGCAGACGGCGCGGCTCCTGGTGCCGTTCCTGGACCACGCCGCCGAAGCCGGACGCGCCGTCGAGCTCGAGGACGTGTTCATGCGCTTCTCGCTGGACGTCTCCTACGCCGTGGTGTTCGCCGCCGACCTCGACTCGCTGTCCGTCTCCGCGGCCGACGCCCCGTACCCGCCCTTCGGCCAGGCGACCAGGATCGCCGGGGAGGCCGTCATGTTCCGGCACGTCGTGCCGGCTCGCTGGTGGAAGCTGCTGAGGTGGCTCAACGTCGGCATCGAGAGGAGGTTCGCCGAGGCCAAGGCGGTGCTCGACGAGTTCGTCTACCTCGAGATCGCGAAACGCAAGGCAGAACCGCTCCCCCGAGGAGAAGGACAAGGCGGCGACCTGCTGTCCATGTACATGGCGTGGCCCAGGGACCCCGCCATGACCGACCGGCAGAGGGACGGGTTCCTCCGCGACGCCGCCGTCGGCTACATGATCGCGGCCAAGGACCTCGTCGCGTCCGCGCTCACCTGGCTCTTCTACATGCTCTGCACGCACCCGCACGTGGAGGACAAGGTCCTCGCCAAGCTCGAGTCGCTGCGCGCCAACGCCGCGTGCTGCGGCGGCAAAGCGGTCGTGTTCGACTCCGACACGCTCCGGTCGGCGACCTACCTCCACGCGGCGGTGCTGGAGGCACTGCGCTTGCACCCGCCCGCGCCGTTCGAGGAGAAGGAGGCGCGCGCCGACGACGTGCTGCCGGACGGCACGAGGGTGACCAAGGGCACCAGGATCCTCTTCTGCATCTACGCCATGGGCAGAGTGGAGGGGATATGGGGCGACGACTGCCGGGAGTACCGGCCGGAGCGGTGGCTGTCCGGCAGCGGCCGGGTCCGGCACCAGCCGAGCTACAAGTTCGCAGCCTTCAACTGCGGGCCCAGGAGTTGCCTGGGCAAGGACCTGGGGCTCACCAACCTCAAGATCGCCGCCGCAGCCATCATATATAACTTCCGGGTGGAGCTCGTCGACGGCCATGTGGTGGAGCCCAGCGATTCGGTGGTGCTCCACACCAAGAACGGCCTCATGGTTAAGGTCAAGAGAAGGGAGGCGGCTTGA
- the LOC119365232 gene encoding heat shock 70 kDa protein 14-like: MSVVGFDLGNESCIVGVARQRGIDVVLNEESKRETPAIVCFGDKQRFIGTAGAANSTMNPKNSISQIKRLLGRKFADPELQNDIKAFPFRVSEGPDGFPLVHVRYLGEERSFTPTQLLAMVLSNLKAIAEGNLNSAVIDCCIGIPVYFTDLQRRAVIDAATIAGLRPLRLFHETTATALAYGIYKTDLPENDQLNVAFVDVGNASMQVSIVGYKKGQLKMLSHAYDRSLGGRDFDEALFKHFAAKFKEEYKIDVYQNARACIRLRVACEKLKKMLSANPEAPMNIECLMDEKDVRGFIKRDEFEQISAPVLERVKGPLEKALSEAGLTTESLHFVEVVGSGSRVPAVMKIITEFFGKEPRRTMNASECVARGCALQCAILSPTFKVREFQVNEGFPFSVALSWKPDAQNNESQQTVVFPKGNPMPSIKALTFYRSSTFAVDVLNVDTDDLQITHKISTYTIGPFQSSKGEKAKLKVKVRLNIHGIVSLESATMLEEEEVEVPVSSTSEVPKDATRMETDDAPQDPASSAGDHTQEPKGAADPAEGAAENGAQDSEEKTVPMDTDTKVEPSKKKVKKTNVPVAEMVYGAMGTVELEKAVEKEYEMALQDRVMEETKDKKNSVEAYVYDMRNKIHEKYNDFVMLEDIEGLMAKLQEVEDWLYEDGEDETKGVYVAKLEELKKLGGPIEMRYKEWTERGPALEQLVYCIRSFREAALSADQKFDHIDISEKQKVVNECSAAETWLMEKKQQQDALPKHANPVLLVSDIKKKAEALDRFCKPIMTKPRPAPKPQTPPPAETPSPEAHTPEQQSNGADESAEPASDGAQDEHAAEQMDTDKGDPSQV, from the exons ATGAGTGTGGTGGGGTTTGATCTTGGCAATGAGAGCTGCATTGTGGGGGTGGCGCGGCAGCGCGGAATCGACGTGGTCCTCAATGAAGAGTCCAAGCGGGAGACCCCAGCTATTGTCTGCTTTGGCGACAAGCAGCGTTTCATCGGCACTGCAGGTGCCGCCAACTCCACCATGAACCCCAAGAACTCCATCTCCCAGATCAAGCGCTTACTGGGACGCAAGTTTGCTGATCCTGAGCTGCAGAATGATATTAAGGCCTTCCCATTCCGTGTCTCGGAGGGCCCTGATGGGTTCCCGCTTGTTCACGTACGGTATCTGGGGGAGGAGCGCTCGTTCACCCCCACACAGCTGCTTGCCATGGTGCTGTCCAATTTGAAGGCCATCGCTGAGGGTAACCTCAACTCGGCTGTTATTGACTGCTGCATTGGTATCCCAGTCTATTTTACTGACCTGCAGCGGAGGGCTGTTATTGATGCTGCAACAATTGCTGGTCTCCGGCCATTGCGTTTGTTCCATGAGACTACTGCGACAGCATTGGCATATGGGATCTACAAGACTGATCTACCTGAGAATGATCAGCTGAATGTGGCATTTGTTGATGTTGGGAATGCCAGTATGCAGGTCAGCATTGTTGGGTACAAGAAGGGGCAGCTCAAGATGCTATCACATGCATATGACCGTTCTCTTGGCGGAAGGGACTTTGATGAAGCCCTTTTTAAGCACTTTGCAGCAAAATTTAAAGAGGAGTATAAGATCGATGTCTACCAGAATGCCCGTGCCTGCATTAGGTTGCGTGTGGCATGTGAGAAGCTCAAGAAGATGCTGAGCGCCAATCCAGAGGCACCAATGAACATTGAGTGCTTGATGGACGAGAAGGATGTACGAGGATTCATTAAGAGGGATGAGTTTGAACAGATCAGCGCACCAGTACTAGAACGTGTGAAGGGGCCGCTGGAAAAGGCATTGTCAGAAGCTGGCTTGACGACAGAAAGTCTGCACTTTGTTGAGGTTGTTGGATCAGGCTCTCGCGTTCCTGCAGTAATGAAGATAATTACTGAATTCTTTGGAAAAGAACCAAGGAGAACTATGAATGCAAGTGAATGTGTTGCCCGGGGATGTGCTCTCCAGTGTGCTATTCTTAGCCCGACGTTCAAAGTGCGGGAGTTTCAG GTTAATGAAGGGTTTCCTTTTTCAGTTGCTTTATCATGGAAGCCAGATGCTCAGAACAATGAATCCCAACAAACTGTTGTATTCCCCAAGGGGAATCCAATGCCTAGCATCAAGGCTCTGACCTTCTATAGGTCCAGTACATTTGCAGTAGATGTTTTGAATGTTGACACAGATGATTTGCAAATAACACACAAAATTAGCACTTACACG ATCGGCCCTTTCCAATCCAGCAAAGGTGAGAAGGCTAAACTGAAAGTGAAAGTTCGCCTCAACATCCATGGGATAGTGTCTCTTGAATCAGCAACG ATGCTGGAAGAGGAGGAAGTGGAAGTTCCGGTTTCATCTACGAGTGAGGTGCCAAAGGATGCTACTAGAATGGAGACAGATGATGCACCGCAGGACCCTGCGTCTAGTGCTGGTGACCATACGCAGGAACCTAAAGGAGCTGCTGATCCTGCTGAGGGTGCTGCTGAAAACGGGGCACAAGATTCTGAGGAAAAAACTGTTCCAATGGATACTGACACAAAG GTTGAGCCATCAAAAAAGAAAGTTAAGAAAACAAATGTTCCAGTTGCCGAAATGGTGTATGGGGCGATGGGCACTGTTGAGCTAGAGAAAGCTGTTGAGAAAGAATATGAAATGGCTCTTCAGGACAGAGTGATGGAAGAAACCAAGGACAAGAAAAATTCAGTCGAGGCTTATGTTTATGACATGCGTAACAAG ATTCATGAGAAGTACAATGATTTTGTCATGTTGGAGGATATAGAAGGGTTGATGGCTAAACTTCAGGAGGTTGAGGATTGGCTGTATGAAGATGGTGAGGATGAGACCAAGGGAGTCTATGTTGCAAAACTAGAAGAACTGAAAAAG CTTGGTGGTCCTATCGAAATGCGCTACAAAGAGTGGACAGAAAGAGGTCCAGCTCTTGAGCAATTGGTGTACTGCATCCGCAGTTTTAGAGAGGCTGCATTGTCTGCTGACCAAAAGTTTGATCACATAGACATATCAGAGAAACAAAAG GTCGTTAATGAGTGCTCGGCCGCAGAGACCTGGCTAAtggagaaaaagcagcagcaagatGCTCTACCGAAGCATGCTAATCCCGTCCTACTTGTTTCTGACATAAAGAAGAAGGCTGAAGCGCTTGACAG GTTCTGCAAACCCATCATGACCAAACCAAGGCCAGCGCCAAAGCCCCAGACCCCGCCACCAGCAGAAACCCCATCACCCGAGGCTCATACACCGGAACAACAATCAAATGGAGCCGATGAGTCCGCTGAGCCAGCTAGCGACGGTGCTCAGGATGAGCATGCGGCTGAGCAAATGGACACTGATAAGGGTGATCCTTCCCAGGTTTAA